CTCTGGTATGTGGATTTTTTCACACAATGTTTTGCTGTAGAATTTTGTATTCTTTATAATCTTTTATTTATGGCAGGGAGATGAACTGAAATTATGTGAAAGTCTATaattttcatctctttttctctctcagagatGAGTAACTGCTGTATAATAAGAAATGAACACATAAATTCTGAACAGGGTAACAGATTCTGGAATATACAGAGCATACCTAAAATTACACAGAAATTGTTAGTCCTCTACTGAGATGTCAATCATGCATTTGAGTCAGTCAAACTTATATGATGTCTCCATATATGATAATTCTTGTGCAAAATATGGTGTGATAATTATACATAAATTAGTAGATCTAGCtatttatttctaaatgttgACCCATCTTTCTAGATTTGATATGGTCAAAAAGGGTAATTCAAGAGAACTTGGTTCATCCTTGAATCTAAATATGTAGTATTAGTGTGTTTGTCTCATCAGTCTGCGTCCCCTTTAGTCTGATTGGGTAGGTGGTGGGTGTTCTGAGGGGGATCAGGGGACCAGACTGGTGAAAATAGGTAAACACAGCTGGGGACACACAGCACTGGTGGGTCTGCGGCTCAGTGGCCCCCTTCACACATTTATCAGCGTGTTTGCTCAGGGGATGTGGCCTAATcttcacacactctctgagTAGAGCCTTCACAGGGCCCCAACAGGCCAGGGATGAAAGTGACCCCGTCCACTGTCACAGCGTTTGCTAATTCCTCCATGGTTAAACTTGAACGTTATTATGAAAGACCTCAGAGGTCATCTATGGATCTGTCTGTGTGGGGCTGAATCTCTCTGTGGGTGGGATGGCCCTGATAATATATACTAAATTCTTGATCGTAATCTGATGTTTCTCTGAACAAACCTCCTACTGATGAACAGATCATTGTCATGGAGTATCAGaccagtgacagagaaaatattttaaatactttgGTAAACACTTTCAATATCCTAACTTATCAGGAGCTGCAATGTTAGTTGATCACAGGGAGATAAATTCCCAGTTTACACGGTTTTATTGGATGCTACTTGCCCTAGTGCTtcaaagggttaaaaaaaaaaaaaaaaagccaatctatctatctatatcgGTTTTGGGGTTTGGATAAAACTTTGATTACAGAGCGCCATCTGCTGGTGGTTACTTTGTGTCATACTGTTCTCCCCTCAGGTAGTGGATGCTAAAGCTTGAAAGCAGTTGGGCCAGTAACATTACCTGTGAAGATGCAGTATAAAGAGCAGGTTAGTGCAGCATTCTTTCAGTTTAAAAGTTTGGGAATATCAGATTCAAATCTAAGcagttttaaacaaaataattttgacGTATTTTTCAAGCACACTGACATCCATTGTTTGCTCATATTATATATACTTTCCTAATCAAAAAAATATTCTAGTGTGGTGAATGGCGATTTTCCATTGCCACGAGTCTGTTGGATTCTACCAgaggaacaagaaaaaaaaaacacgtctTTTCGGCTTCCGTCGACGTCGCATATGCGCTTGACGTCAGCATAACAACAACCTGTCATGACAGCTCGTATGAAGGAAAGAAATCGGTTATCATTTGATATCAAAGTATAGAAAATCTGTTTTCCTCTATGTAAGATCCCTTCCACAAGGTAAGGACTGGAACATGTGCATCTCAGACACAAACTCTAATTTACATGGTAACAACTAAAAGAGAAGGCATTATTGGCTGTGTGGCATACAAGCTAACCTAGCATTAGccactttgtgttttctgaggtTGCCTAGCGGCGTTGAGGTAAATGTTAAGATAAATGCCCAAAATGACCTTTCGGGCCCGTGATAGCTGTTGTTTAAACTTTCCAGTCAGGTGGTGGTTCAATTAGTAATTTTTCGACCACAGTGAAAGCAGAAATCTCCTCTTTTTAGCGAACCGCCCCGCGAAGCGTTAATCGACAACATAGCTTACTATGCTAGCTCAGCTAACTGGCTAACATCTGAGCATCGATCTCTTGTTTGAAAACTAAAGTTGGCGACGTTGTCActctgttcctgctgctgcaggcgTTAGCAACCTAATCGCTGATAATATTTTTAGCGTTGCTTGTTATCAACATTTAACTATCATTGTGTACCATTGGTGTAGCATTATAGTTCAAGCCCAGCATTGACGGAAGGGACCGTTTATGTGTGATGTTTTCCGATGGCCGGCTAGCTAGCTGTTCTTCTCGTTTGGTTACCGCTGATGTCCGTCACATGAATAGTTAATTTGCAGACAGTCTAGCCACCTCGCTGTATTTTTCGGCCGTGAGCATCGTCAGCGAATTACAAACGGATGCCCTGTTGGGTGGCATCGGTGGCTGCTTCTGTTTCGCCCTAAACGCGCATTGCAGGTGCATTGCAGCGAATGCACGCCTGTGAATGTTAACTTCACATGCACTGTGTCTGTGGTCTAGTGTGTGAGATCCAGCAGGGACAGGGCATTCTTGAGCCTGTCTGTTAGCCAGCCGAAGAGACGGGGAACAGGATAGGGAAGCAGGGCGAGGCGGGCCCCGCGGAGCCGGCGGAGAAAATGGCCGGCAGCCCGGAGAAGAGTTCCACCGCGCAGGAGCTGAAAGAGCAGGGGAATCGTCTGTTCCTCTGCCGCAAGTACCAGGAGGCTGCTACATGCTACAGCAAAGCTATCGTGAGTAACTGTGATTGCAAAAGAAACTACCAATGATGGAATGACACCTCCTTCACTAAAACACACTGAAGCATGGTAATGTGTTTATTGAAATATACAGAATGTACTTGTGAAGCTTAGTCAGCAGTGCCATAATGTTAATATGCATGTGTATTGTCCTGGTATCTCCTGTCTCTCAGAACCGTAATCCATCTGTGGCAGTGTACTACACCAACAGGGCTCTCTGCCAcgtgaagctgcagcagcatgaCAAGGCTCTGGCAGATTGTAAGCATGCGCTGGAGCTGGACAGCCAGTCAGTCAAGGCCCACTTCTTCTTGGGCCAGTGTCACTTGGAGCTGGAGAACTACGATGAGGCAATCGGCAACCTGCAGAAAGGTCAGAACAACCTCtttaaagggggggggggggactttagttttattttgcGGTAGTGGATAAAAGCAGCTTACTCATGTCTTGCTCGTGTACTTCCTCTTTTACTCTTGAATTTGTTAGTTTACTTCTTTGTAATGTCTGTCATCCTCTTATTCCTGCTGTCAGTGGTCTCAGGGTTTAGAAGCTGATCCTCGAATCAGCTGTTACTTTTTCAAATCAGTGTTGATTTTAAGAGACTGACGACACTGTTGGTCTTAAATCAGGTCTTTAGGGTTACGTTATCAAGGTTTGTCAGGGTTTTTGTCATTGTAGTTATAATATTCTACTGTGAAAGGTATGGACATTTTCAGTGCTGACATGTCATCTATAAAGAGAAATCTTaaggaaacattttatttgatacattttatttgtaaagtCCTGTTAcaatgatgttttttctttacagcGTATAACCTGGCAAAAGAACAGAGGCTGAATTTTGGAGATGACATCCCCAGCGCTTTGCGCATTGCCAAGAAGAAACGCTGGAACAGCATTGAGGAGAAGCGCATCAACCAAGAGAACGAGTTACATGCTTATTTGACCAAACTCATACTGGCTGAGAAGGAA
Above is a window of Lates calcarifer isolate ASB-BC8 linkage group LG23, TLL_Latcal_v3, whole genome shotgun sequence DNA encoding:
- the stub1 gene encoding E3 ubiquitin-protein ligase CHIP → MAGSPEKSSTAQELKEQGNRLFLCRKYQEAATCYSKAINRNPSVAVYYTNRALCHVKLQQHDKALADCKHALELDSQSVKAHFFLGQCHLELENYDEAIGNLQKAYNLAKEQRLNFGDDIPSALRIAKKKRWNSIEEKRINQENELHAYLTKLILAEKERELEEYKEKQDDNQNGGDAAKIASKHDKYLMDMDELFSQVDEKRKKREIPDYLCGKISFELMREPCITPSGITYDRKDIEEHLQRVGHFDPVTRSPLTQDQLIPNLAMKEVIDAFIQENGWVEDY